A single region of the candidate division WOR-3 bacterium genome encodes:
- the truA gene encoding tRNA pseudouridine(38-40) synthase TruA, translating to MPEDFGSEAGRKIANHFNLLLELEFDGQEFFGWQKQPKKRTVQGELEKVLAIIFQKKIKTTGVSRLDRGVSALSFFVNFQCPKALPLARLKKALNSLLPQDIYVKKIGIKGDDFSARRAAKSKVYEYHIFFGRSPLKRERVWELEYKIDEEKMREALNLFLGKRDFAPFVKREGKGICELKEIEIKKRGKELIIKIEGDRFLYKMVRRIVGALVDYARGKITKEDIINALEGKPHRPFLTAPPQGLFLRKVKF from the coding sequence ATGCCAGAAGACTTTGGAAGCGAAGCAGGGCGAAAAATAGCCAACCATTTTAATCTCCTTTTAGAATTAGAGTTTGATGGCCAAGAGTTTTTTGGCTGGCAGAAACAACCAAAGAAAAGAACCGTCCAAGGAGAATTAGAAAAGGTCTTAGCAATAATCTTTCAAAAAAAGATTAAAACGACCGGTGTTAGCCGATTGGACCGGGGAGTTAGTGCCCTTTCTTTCTTCGTTAACTTCCAATGTCCGAAGGCTTTACCCCTGGCGAGATTAAAGAAGGCATTAAACTCCCTTTTGCCCCAGGATATCTATGTGAAAAAGATTGGAATAAAAGGAGATGATTTTTCTGCGCGCCGGGCAGCGAAGAGTAAAGTCTACGAATATCATATCTTCTTTGGTCGTTCCCCATTAAAAAGGGAGAGAGTCTGGGAGTTAGAATACAAAATTGACGAAGAAAAAATGAGAGAGGCTCTAAATCTATTTTTGGGAAAAAGGGATTTTGCCCCTTTTGTTAAAAGAGAAGGAAAAGGGATTTGCGAATTGAAAGAGATAGAGATAAAGAAAAGAGGAAAGGAGTTAATAATAAAAATTGAAGGGGACAGGTTTCTTTATAAGATGGTGCGGAGGATTGTTGGGGCATTAGTTGATTATGCCCGGGGAAAGATTACAAAGGAAGATATTATAAACGCCTTAGAAGGCAAACCCCACCGGCCATTTCTCACCGCCCCTCCTCAAGGATTATTTTTAAGAAAAGTTAAATTTTAA
- a CDS encoding TraR/DksA C4-type zinc finger protein: MDKKKLRHYEEKLLKEKEKIIKEKKMLENIVERGDKDSTGELSTFRTHIADLSSETYQKEIASQLTTQEREILFKIEEALRKIKEGRYGICERCGKPIAEERLEALPYCRYCIKCQKTLEAKQGEK, translated from the coding sequence ATGGATAAGAAGAAATTGCGCCATTACGAAGAGAAACTCCTTAAAGAAAAAGAGAAGATCATCAAAGAGAAGAAGATGTTAGAAAATATTGTAGAAAGGGGGGATAAAGATTCTACCGGGGAACTTTCTACCTTCCGCACCCATATCGCTGATTTGTCCTCTGAGACCTACCAAAAGGAAATCGCTTCCCAACTTACTACCCAAGAGAGGGAAATTTTATTTAAAATTGAAGAGGCATTAAGGAAAATAAAGGAAGGGAGATACGGAATCTGCGAAAGGTGTGGGAAACCGATTGCTGAGGAGAGGTTAGAGGCGCTCCCTTACTGCCGCTACTGTATTAAATGCCAGAAGACTTTGGAAGCGAAGCAGGGCGAAAAATAG